The genomic DNA TGGAATAGAGTTGTAACGAATTTTCCCCATTCTTCTTAACCGTAGTATCCTTTGTTATTCTCCCGGAACCTCCTCCAGTTGCTGTAAAATCAAACCAATATTCCGGGAGGGTACTATCCCAATCTTCAAACCCACTATTACGAATCAAGTTATAGCCCAAGCTTATTGGACTTGAAGATTGTTCTAGGTTTCCATTATCCTGATAGTCATTAATGGTTCCACTTGAAACCATACTTACCGAGGATTGCTGATTTCCTTTGGAATCATAATAGCTTTTGTAAGTGTCACCCATAAAACCTGTGACTTGGGTCATGTTACGATCGTCATCGTATTTCATAAGCGTTTTATGACCCTTAGCATTTTGTATTTCTTCTGTATTTCCATTTTCATCATATGAAACTACAGTAGAATTACCTTTTGGATCAATAACTTTGGCAAGCATATTGTTTTCATCCCATACTTGCTCAAAAGTCCGTTTCGAGGTTCCAGTAGATTCATTAAAGTCTTTTTCAACTTTTGTCAGATTACCATGTCCATTCACTGTGAACCGTGTTTTGATACCTTTTGGATTGGTCTTTATAGTCTGAACGCCCTCACCTGTCTCAGAATAACGATAGGAAGTGATGAGCGTGTCGGTAGCTACTTGAGTGAATGACTCGACTTGATCTTTAGCATCATACTGTATTTCAGTACGATTTCCCGAATTATCGATGATAGCTGATAGATTATCTCCGCTATATTCGAATTTTGTTTCGACCACATCTGACGTTGTGTGGCTTATTTTTTTTACACTCACTAACTGATTACTAGCATTTTTGGTGTATATAATATCAAAAGGCATAATTGAAGCATCGCCTGTAATCCATACTGCATCTGGGTTAAGATAAGAAAATGTTATTGAACGTCCTGAAGTATCGGTAATTTTACTAATGACCCTTTTTTTATAATGAATAATGGTATATTCAAAGGTTGTAATATTCCCATTACTATCTTCAATTTGATTTAGTTCTCCAGTACTGGTAAAGCGGTACTTTGTTTTATCTACACTTTCGATGTAGCGATAGCCGGATGATTTATCCTTATAAAGCTTTAATTGAATCCCGGACGGTGGAATATACTTTTTTAACTTTTGATCATATATAAAGATATGATCGGTTCCGTCCTCATCTGTGAAGGTTATCGGATCCGTATCCCCAGTACTTGTTGTCGTGTTCAGATGCATTTCAAAATCAAATCGCCAATTATCTCCTAAGTGAGGGCTTGTATAATCACTTTGACTATTGTAATTTCGCGAGATACCAATAGGAATCCCTCTCCCTGGGAGTAGAAAATCCGTCCCGCCCGTAACAAAATTACCTGTCAGTAAATTTACACCATTATCAAAGGCCCAAAATGATTCCATACCTTCATTTTTAACTTCATATGTGATGGATAGCTCAGGTGCGTTTCCGCTTTCACTTGAATAGAATCCTTTTCGGTCCTGAGATTCATCTAAAGCTTTTATCATAAACCCATGGAACACTTCTTTTCCTGCATAGATGTCACGTATAAAATTGGTTAAGTCCGTGCCACTAAAAGACCAGGTCGAGATTTCATTGCCAGTGTATTGTGCTAATATTTTGTTGGAATCAATAGTAGGCTGATTATTCCAATTAACCGTCTTAACATCCCATTCTTTAGTCACAGGGAATAATTGTGCTGTCGTAATATCTGTGGACGATGTATATTGATAAAGATCCAAAGTCACATTCGTGATGTTTGCACCACTAATTAAACTTGGCATTTCTAAATCTATTAAAGTCCTATTAATTCCATAACCGTTTGTTGCTATTGCGAGCCAGCCACGAGGATCATAATTTTGTGTAGGGTAACCGCTTGCAATAAAAGCATCTTTAATTTCATCATCCTCTGATCTATTGGTTATGGTCGGATCGACGATTATTGGAAATTTACGGTTAGAATCATGAGCCCATGCTTCATTCAAGACTACTTGTAATTCGTATGTATTGTTCGTGTTGTTTATTTCATAATGGACATCCTCTGTATAAACTCCATTATCATCATATGCAAACGGTTTTGGTGACAGGAAGATGACTTGTTTATTTTCATCTAAAAATTCCAAGTCACCATTTTTATTGAGGACTGGAGTTAAATTCGTATCCACTTCAAATACAAAAGTTGTTTGTGCATCCTTATCAAGTAAGACGATATCTTCTTTTAAGCTTTCGCCGAACATCGTGTATGAAATATCGACATTACGATAGACATTCGTATAGGTGATTTTATTATCTTGGTTTTTTAACTTGTACTTACTAGTATTCGTCGGTGTTAATTGGATATACGAATCGTCAAGTTCGACCCTTTGAGAAATCGTTTTGTCGAGCTTTACTTTGAAACGATTTTCTTTGTTTACGAATTTTTTCCCTTTTAAAACAAAATCATTGTTGATTTCTTTCCAATTTCCTTTTTTATTCTTGTAATGGATAGGTTTTGAATAAATTTTTGTGGTGAACGTCCCATCAGGGTTATAAAGAACTTTTTGATTTTTCGTTCGTTTTGTCTTTAATTCCACTGGTCTTTCGGATTTTTTTGGAAATGACTTCACAGGTGGAGTGATAAAATTCGTGGATTCTTCTTTGTTCGTTACAGCATTTGCTTGTTCATAGGGCTGCAACATTGGAATTAGTAATGCAACAATCATCATTAAATAAAATATTCTCTTCATTTTTTCCCCCTTAATTTTTATATAAAAAGTTAACATACAAAATTAATTATACAAAAATTCTGACATAATAGAAGATATTTTTTACATATTTTGTCGTAATTTTACTTTTTCGCATATTTTGCCTCGGTTTTTTTATACTATGGGTAGTGGATAAGGAAAAAGTTTAACCGCCACAAAATTGACATAGCAAATGTAATTTACTTTTTTCCTCAATTTGATTTATAATACTAAAAGAGTCCATTATAATAGTGAGTGGCGTATTATTTTTTCAAGCACTTATTAATCCGTATGATCATTGCTGCAAAGGAGGAAATACATATGGCAAGAATGTACCGCATGATGGGATTCTGGACGGCTGTCATCGCTGTTATGGCGTATGTAGGTGGCATGCAAGCGTTCTCCCTATTGTTTGTCGGACAAACAATCATGTTCGTCGCACTTGGTTACTTAAACTTATCTGAAAGAATGTATATTTATATTTTCGGTGCATACCTAACAGTCTTCTTCATCGGCTTTACGTATTGGACCACTTTCATGATGACCCCTGGATCAGGTGGACATTAAATCTCATAAGTGAAATGAAAAAGCTGACCTTTTGGTCAGCTTTTTTTCGTGGTCATGATTTTTCTTGAATGAGGACGTGATAGGCTTCGCTCATCCCGCCTGGCATTGCAAATGAACGGATCGCCCGGTTCAGCTTGCTTTCCGCTGAAAAAGGATCGCGGCCTTCATGCTCGACAAGATGGTCGAACAAGCCGTGCTCGAGGAGAAACGTACGTTGCTTTCCAAGATACTTCTCCTTAAAGCCTTCTTCCTCACCTTTTTTGATGAGCGCGTCCAGATGGATATGTGCGGTCAAGTCCATTTCACCCGGGTGCAGAAGGGGATCCTCGATCAATTGATGCTGGTAATAGCCTCTCAGCGTCCCTTGTCGTAATGCCGGATCGAGCAGCTCCTCGTTCCGATACCCGTAATCGACTGTTACGAGAAGACCTCTGGCCAACACGTCCGCTACATTTTCCACCCACTCCATCATCTGTAACGGCACTTCCACTCGAAAACCGTCTGGAAGCTCAAGTTCGCTCCAACTCATCCAATCCAAGATGCGTGGATCCGAGATGGGCTGATGGATTTCCTGAAGACGGTCCGACTGATCCATTGTGACCATCACTTCAACGATCTCCCTGCCTTTTTTCTCGATCACATGGACCGGAAACGCATCAAGCAATTCATTGGAAAAAAGAATCCCTTCCGCTTTCCCTTCATGTTGTTGCAAATCGTCCAGAGACGTGAAGTAGGTCACATTGTCATGCTCGGCGAGTTGCTTGATTGCCTCATTCTGATGACCAACACTCACATCGATGAAATGGTACGTCAGTTCCTCATAACGATGCGGCTTCATATGCTTCAGGTAATCCAGCAGCTGCTTTGCAAAGGAGCCGCTTCCGCCACCAAGCTCATAAAGGGCGAAAGGGAGCTGATGATCCTTGCAATAGGCATCGAAATAGTCGGCAAATACCCACGCAAAAACGGGATGGACCGAGCTGGACGTGTAAAAATCCCCCTCACGTCCTATTTTCTTCTGATCCCGCTGATAATAGCCCTGTGCATCATAGAGAACCGTTTCCATGTACGTCGCGTAGCTGATGCATTTGTTCGTTGATGAATTGATTTTCTCGCTTAAAATCGCCATCATCGGGCTTTGCTGCTGTTTCATAACGAAAAGCCGTTAAGGAACGGGTTCGAGTCCATCTCTTCCCCAATTGTCGTTGAAGGTCCATGCCCGGATAGGACAAGGGTGTCTTCATCAAGGGTAAGAAGCTGATCGTGGATACTTTTCAGCAATTGTTTATGATCGCCTCCTGGCAGGTCTGTTCGGCCAATACTCCCCATGAACAATGCATCCCCACTGATGACGATCCCCTCATCTTGAAAGTGGAAGGATACACTTCCCGGAGAATGTCCCGGCGTATGTAACACGTCGATGGAAAAGCTTCCTACCTTCAGTTCTTGCCCTGGCTTCAGTTCATGGTCCGCTTTTTTTGCAGATACCGATTCGACCATCGGGAAGAAGCTTGAACCGTTCAATTCAGGGTTCCCGAGCCAATCGAATTCTGCTTTATGCAAGTACACTGGCAGGTTCCACTTCGCCCTTACATCATCAAGTGCACCGATATGATCAAAATGCGCATGCGTCAACAAAATCGCAATCGGTTGTATTCCTTCAGCCTGTACTTCCTTAATGATGCGATCCCCTTCACTTCCGGGGTCGATGATGAGCGCTTCATTCTCATCGTTCCAGATTAAATAACAGTTCGCTTGTACCGGTCCTACCGATAAACGTTTCCATTCCATTGTAATCGCCTCCATTGCCAAGCTTCTTCATTTATTCTACACTAGAATCAGGTCCTTCACATAGGACGCTTCCTATTCTTACAATATCAAATTCTTATGACGATTTGAAAGCGAGGGTGCTATGCAGACTGTATATGGCGTAGAACATTGTGATTTACGGAACCAAGGGTCTGGCTTCATCAGTCAATTTGTAAGGAAAATCGCGGATACCGCAAACGTCGTTGACCGCGATGATCGCCTCTGTATCGTCCAGAGTGAGGCCGATTTTAAAGCCTTGAAAAATCTTTTTCAACAGGAGAACGTGTTCGAAGAAGCGTTCGAGCTTTACCCGCTTCAATCTCCGACGGCAACCTTCAATACGGATTACGGGTTCGTCTCGTCGTCCAACCATGCCTATCTGTACAAAGAGATGTCCATCCCGTTTCAGATGGATATGGATGGGGAAGACGAGAAAATGGCCTTTATGCAAATGGAGGAACATCTTGTCGGCATTGATGATTCGGTCAGCCCGATTCATTATTACGTCGATCGCCAACAGAAGGAACTGATTGAACAAATTGCCTCTGCTTATCAGGTAACCGTCACATTTTTGTAAGGAAGGATTCTCGACATGAACGAGAAAAACAGGTACAATAGGATAGGCAATCATTCTATTACATAGATTGTTTTTCAAGAATCAGGTTATAGTAATACTAAAAGAAACTTTGAATCCGATAAGGGGGGAAATCTAATGGCATTGTCAATTATCTTTGGCCTTGTAACCCTTTTCTGTTTATGGGCGCTATTCAGAGAGTTAAAAAAGAAAAATATGCTGGCAGTAGGCTTCGCCTTTCTTAGCTTAGCGGTATTTGGTTGGTTCACAGTAATGACTGTCATCGACCTTTTCCACACAGGCGGTTGGGGCGCAGGCCATTAATCGCTCATCATGAAAGAAACCGGCTCACAGGAGCCGGTTTCTTTTTTTATATCATTGATTCAATTTCGATTGGATCGTATTCACTTTGTCTCGCATGCTAACTTTCTTGTCCCGGCGGTCATCGATCCGAATGTTCGTCGCCACGCGTTCGATACCATGCTCGAACGGTACCTCGTGTATTTCACGTATGACGTCCAGCAAGTCCCCCATTTCACCTTCAATTAACGTGCTCATCGGTGTAAGCTCATAAAGTATCCGGTCGGAATTCCTCTCTAGCACTTTCTGGATTTCGACGACGTAGTCACTCACACTCGGACTTTTCGTTCCAATTGGAATAACGGTTATATCTACGATTGCCATATGGCTCTCCTCCTTATGTATTCATCTCAATCAATTGCATTTTATCATTAAAATAGAACCGGTATAAAATAATCGTGACGAGCATCGCACAAACGGCCACAGATACGAAAATACTCAACGAGATGATGATCTGGTACCGGACCGCATCCAACGGTGAGACGCCTCCCAAAATCAATCCGGTCATCATGCCAGGAAGCTGGACGAGGCCGATCGTTTTCAAGCCGTCGATGTTCGGAATCATCGCCGCCTTCAACGTCTTACGGATGATTTGCAGCGAGGATTGTTTCGGATTCGCCCCTAACGAAAGTGCAGCAAGAATCCTACCCCGCTCTTCTTTAAACTGGCTTTGGAGCCGTTCCAGCGCTAAGCCGATCGCAATCATGCTGTTCCCGATGATCATCCCGCTGACAGGGATCACTTTTTCCGGGCTGAACGGGATATAGCCGAACAGCAGCCAGAGGGAGATGATGACGATTTCGATCAAGGCGATGATCGAAAAGACGACAACTTTCACGTATGGAATACCTTCCCCTTTCTGTGAGGCATTCAAAGTCGCAACGACGATCATCACGCCAACCCACAACCCGATTCCTTGCCAGCTCGGCAGGTCGAACAGGAATGTGAGCACATACCCGATGATGAAGAGCTGGACGATTCCCCTGAACGAAGACCATAAGACCGGCTTGGTCAAGCCTAAAGAGAACAAGTAGGATAGGGATACCGGAATGATGACGAAAACGATGATAAACATCAATGATAAATTCGATATTTCGGGTGATTGCATCGCTTCTACTCCTTTAAAAACTGTTTCAATTCATTCGTCTTTGGTTGTTGGAAGAGTTCTTTCGTCGGGCCTTGCTCCAACAGTTCTCCTTTTTGGATGAACAAGGTCTGATCGCCCATCCGCTCAGCCTGTGAAAGATTATGGGTGACCATCATGATTGAAATGCCTTCCTGGTCCCGGAGCTTGAACAGGAGTTCCTCGATATGTTCAGCTGTACGGATATCGAGTGCGCTCGTCGCCTCATCAAGGAGAAGGATGGATGGACGGTTTGCGAGCGTCCTCGCCAGCGCGACCCGTTGCTGTTCGCCTCCTGATAAGGAGCTGACCTTTCGTGATATGTAGGATTGAGGAAGTTCAACAAGCTCGAGTAACCGCTTTGTTTCACTCGGCTCCCATTTTCCACAAAGCTTCGGTCCATATTGGATGTTCTCCTCAGTCGTCCCGTCGAAAAGATACGAGGATTGAAAAACGATCCCGATTTCCCGCCGCAATTCCGTTACAGGTATCTGGGTAATCGCTTTGCCTTTGTAAAATACCTCACCTCGTGCAGGCTCCTTTAATCGGTTTAAAAGGAGTAATAAGGAGCTTTTCCCTGCACCAGATGGACCGATGACTGTCGTGATCTGTTGGTCCAGTAATGCAAATGAAATGCCGTTCAGATGCTCAGTCGTAAGGTCTTTACCGATTAATATTTCGTTTGATCCCATCCTGCATCGACTCCATTCATTCTTACCCTATTGTTTACGTATTCGAGATCATTTAGCAGCAACATAGTCATTTTAAATGAAAGGAGGGGGTTGGACAAAGGAGAAAGCTCAGGTGGGGCACATGTAAAAAGATCCGTGGGAAACGACGATCACATGCAAAAAAACCACCTCCTCTTTTTTTGAGGAAATGGCTTTTTTTCGTTTTACATATATAAACTCGCCAGCATGATGCCGAGGCTTTCCTGGTAGATTTCATCATACTGTTCAATTGGGAGTGGATTGACCCCTTCGCCGAGTTCGACTGTATACCCTGGGCGCTGGAATTCCTGGATGAACCAATCCTTATAACCCGCGTAACTGTCTACGTACCGGACGGGCTTATACCCACTCACTCTTCCGAATTCTTGGACGATCGTTTCCGCATATGGCGGTTCTAATCCTTCATAACCCCAGTAGATTTCTTCTCCTTGCGTGTGGAAGGCAACAACTCGATCAAAGTTTTCTTGATAAGCAAGCTCAGCCATCGCAATCGCTTCAGGTTCACTGAGCGGCTCGTCTCCCGGATAATCCCTTGGAGCTGGCTGCTGCGGCTTCCGTTCTTTTTCAATCTCCCACTTGGCCGGGTATTGATTATTAAGGTCAACGCCCCGTATGTTCGCTTTCCAGCCGGAGAAATCCTGGTTTCCTTGATTGAGCTCCATCACATAATCTCGGTAAAAATCATCGTCAGGAGGACCATTCAGTACGAGATCCACGCCATCCGGGTTCACCATTGGTACGATGGATAGCGTGACACCATCATAGAACGGTGACATCTTCAGACCTCGAATCGTCCACTGATTCGTCAGAGCGAGCAGATAATCATTCAAGAAGTTCATGAGCACAGCTGTTGTGATCCACTCTTGCGCATGGAACGACCCGTTCATATGCACCTTTTTCGTTCCATTACCGATCTGTATTTCAGGAATGGCTTTTCCAAGCACAGAATTCTCGATCGAACGAACGTTTATGAAAGGATAGATTTCACTCAACCGCTTCAACTGTCTCAACATCGTTTTATAGTCGTAATTCATTTTCGGCGTTACGACTGAGCGCAGAACCCGCACTGGAACTTTTATGACCTGGCCGATTTGCAGGTTGCTTGGTGAAGCATTCGGATTTAATAATGTTAAAGCATCCAGAGGGATTTTTCTTCTCTGTGCGATTTTATAAAAAGTATCTCCCCGTTGGATCGTATAGTTTTCCGTCACATATCCGGGGATGTTGATTTGCGTTCCAACCTGAAGATTCGCTGCATCAATCGTTCGATTGGAATCCAGAACAAGACGTAGTGGTACATTGAAAACTTTGGCGTAATACCAAAGACTATCCCCTTTACGAACGACTACCTTCATAGCTCAGTCCCCTCCATTACACCATTCTCCTATCATGTATATGGACAAAATGAAGAGTTATGAGTGGGGAAACAATCTTTAAGGAAGATGTTCTTTAGGTTGGGATGTTAAGGACTTCTTGGTCGCCTTTTGAGGTGCTCATTGTCGTGTTTCTTGGTTTTTGGCACTTCATTCCGGCCCTATGAGGTGCTCATTTTTGTGTTTCTCCGTTTTCACCACCTCATACCAGCTCTTTGAGGTGCTCATTTTCGTGTTACTGCGATTTCACCACCTCAAAGCAGCTCTATGAGGTGCTCATTCTCGTGTGGCTGCATTTTCACCACCTCATACCAGCTCTTTGAGGTGCTCATTTTCGCGTTTCTCTGTTTTCACCACCTCATACAGACCCTATGAGGTGCTCATTTTCGTGTTCCTGCGTTTTCACCATCTCATACCAGCTCTATGAGGTGCTCATTTTCGCGTTTCTTTGTTTTCACCACCTCATTCCAGGCCTATGAGGTGCTCATTTTCGTGTGGCTGCGTTTTCACCACCTCATATCCCCTATTCCATATAACGAAAAAAAACCGCACCAACTGTAGTTGGCGCGGTTTCATGCTTTATTGTTCTTCAGATTTGACTTGCCCTGTTTCGGAATCAAAGAATCGTAGCAGGTCGCCGTAGATGATGCGATCCGAATAATCAAGCTCTTTCTTCGCTTTCTCCTTGAATGCGTCGCATGCTTCCTCTTCTACTGGTTCACCTGTCGCTTTTTCGTAACAAGTGCCATCTGTGTAGACGTGGTCTTTCGTAATGAAGCTTCCATCACGAAGAACAGCGAAGTCTTGACGTTCTTTAGAGAACAAATCAGATCCGAAATGAATGGTGTTTTTCGTTTCAATTCCTAATAGGTGCATGATGGTTGGACGTAGGTCGACTTGACCGCCGACAGTATCCATCACTTTACCTTTTCCATGACCAGGGATGTGGATATACATTGGTACACGCTGCAATTGCGTGGACTCGAATGGTGTGATCTCTTTACCGAGATACTCTCCCATAGCCTTGTTATGGTTTTCAGAGATTCCATAATGGTCTCCGTAAAGGACGAACATCGTATCTTCATACATACCTTCATTCTTCAAGCTTTCGAAGAACATTTTCACAGCTTCATCTGTATAACGTACGGTCGTGAAGTATCTGTTCACAGTACCATCATTGGACGTCCACTCCGGAATGAATTCATCCTCTTGTTCAAGGCTGAACGGGAAGTGGTTCGTCAATGTGATGAACTTCGTATAATACGGCTCAGGCATTTGCTTCATGTGGTCGACGGATTGACGGAAGAAGCTTTCATCCTTCAGTCCCCAACCGATCGTCTCTTCATCTTTCACTTCATAATCCGTGACAGAATAATATCGGTCATAACCGAGTGATTTGTACATGATGTCACGGTTCCAGAAACTCTTGTTGTTCGCATGAAGCGTTGCAGAGTAATATCCTTTATCCTTCAACATCTTAGGTGCAGCCTGGTATTCATTTTGTGAATGAGTGAAGAAAACGGCTCCACTTGGTAAAGGATACATGGAGTTCGCTAGTAGGAACTCAGAATCCGATGTTTTCCCTTGACCAGTCTGATGGTAGAAGTTAGGGAAGTAATACGTGTCCTTATCCTTCTTCAATTCGTTAAGGAAAGGTGTGATCTCATGTCCAGCTACATCGTTGTCGATAACGAAATTCTGGATGGATTCGAGTGAGATCAGTACGACGTTTTTCCCTTCCGCTGCACCGAACATTTCAGGATCCGGCTTCTTGTAGTCTGCTTTTACATAGTTTTCGATATCGGTAATTTCACTACCATCTGCAAGGGCACGTTGAGCCTTCGCTTTCGATTGGATGATGGCATCATACGCATGATAATTGTATGCTCCAATGTTTTTAATCAGCATTTCACGGTCGAAAGAACGCGTAAGAAGCTGAGGTCGCTCTGTTTCAGCAATACCGACGTTTACGATGAAGATGATCAGACTGGAAGCAAACACAAGTCCGATTTTCTTGGACGAAAGTTTCGGTGCTTCAAGCTTACGTACTTTCATGTAAACAGCCAGAATAATGAGATCGACGAAAAGCAGTAAATCGAATGGGTAGATCAATGTCGTGATACTGCTTCCTAGATCTCCCATGTTACTTGTCTGGAATAGTACCGGAATCGTAATGAAGTCATTGAAGAACCGGTAATAAACCATGTTCGCGAATAAAATGAATGACGCTACCAAATTCAATATTAAAGTGGCGATATTACGAGCTCGTCCGGAGAAGAATAGGGCAAACCCAAGAATGAACACCACTGAACTTAATGGGTTGATGAGTAAAATCAGTTCTTGAACAGCATTTTCAATTTTCAAATCAAACGAAATTTTGTAAACAAGATACGATTTCATCCATAGCAAAACACCGGTGATGATGAGAATCTGATATTTCGATAAGGTGTTTTTCAGCATCGTATTGTTACCTCCTTGACAATCTGTATGTCGTTAAATTCTTTTATAATCTCAGTTCGTTTATTAATCAATTTACTTCACTCGTTTTTCACATGATTGTTATATTACTCCCTTTCAGATGATTTTTCAAGTGAAAATCGTACTTTTTCAAGATTTTGTAAAAACTATGTAAATCTCCATAAACATTTATACCCCACTTTAAATTCCCGCTAAACCTATAGACG from Pseudalkalibacillus sp. SCS-8 includes the following:
- a CDS encoding MBL fold metallo-hydrolase gives rise to the protein MEWKRLSVGPVQANCYLIWNDENEALIIDPGSEGDRIIKEVQAEGIQPIAILLTHAHFDHIGALDDVRAKWNLPVYLHKAEFDWLGNPELNGSSFFPMVESVSAKKADHELKPGQELKVGSFSIDVLHTPGHSPGSVSFHFQDEGIVISGDALFMGSIGRTDLPGGDHKQLLKSIHDQLLTLDEDTLVLSGHGPSTTIGEEMDSNPFLNGFSL
- a CDS encoding DUF2626 domain-containing protein gives rise to the protein MARMYRMMGFWTAVIAVMAYVGGMQAFSLLFVGQTIMFVALGYLNLSERMYIYIFGAYLTVFFIGFTYWTTFMMTPGSGGH
- a CDS encoding phosphate ABC transporter ATP-binding protein gives rise to the protein MGSNEILIGKDLTTEHLNGISFALLDQQITTVIGPSGAGKSSLLLLLNRLKEPARGEVFYKGKAITQIPVTELRREIGIVFQSSYLFDGTTEENIQYGPKLCGKWEPSETKRLLELVELPQSYISRKVSSLSGGEQQRVALARTLANRPSILLLDEATSALDIRTAEHIEELLFKLRDQEGISIMMVTHNLSQAERMGDQTLFIQKGELLEQGPTKELFQQPKTNELKQFLKE
- a CDS encoding M14 family metallopeptidase; the encoded protein is MKVVVRKGDSLWYYAKVFNVPLRLVLDSNRTIDAANLQVGTQINIPGYVTENYTIQRGDTFYKIAQRRKIPLDALTLLNPNASPSNLQIGQVIKVPVRVLRSVVTPKMNYDYKTMLRQLKRLSEIYPFINVRSIENSVLGKAIPEIQIGNGTKKVHMNGSFHAQEWITTAVLMNFLNDYLLALTNQWTIRGLKMSPFYDGVTLSIVPMVNPDGVDLVLNGPPDDDFYRDYVMELNQGNQDFSGWKANIRGVDLNNQYPAKWEIEKERKPQQPAPRDYPGDEPLSEPEAIAMAELAYQENFDRVVAFHTQGEEIYWGYEGLEPPYAETIVQEFGRVSGYKPVRYVDSYAGYKDWFIQEFQRPGYTVELGEGVNPLPIEQYDEIYQESLGIMLASLYM
- a CDS encoding DUF2759 domain-containing protein codes for the protein MALSIIFGLVTLFCLWALFRELKKKNMLAVGFAFLSLAVFGWFTVMTVIDLFHTGGWGAGH
- a CDS encoding MTH1187 family thiamine-binding protein, whose amino-acid sequence is MAIVDITVIPIGTKSPSVSDYVVEIQKVLERNSDRILYELTPMSTLIEGEMGDLLDVIREIHEVPFEHGIERVATNIRIDDRRDKKVSMRDKVNTIQSKLNQ
- a CDS encoding class I SAM-dependent methyltransferase, with protein sequence MKQQQSPMMAILSEKINSSTNKCISYATYMETVLYDAQGYYQRDQKKIGREGDFYTSSSVHPVFAWVFADYFDAYCKDHQLPFALYELGGGSGSFAKQLLDYLKHMKPHRYEELTYHFIDVSVGHQNEAIKQLAEHDNVTYFTSLDDLQQHEGKAEGILFSNELLDAFPVHVIEKKGREIVEVMVTMDQSDRLQEIHQPISDPRILDWMSWSELELPDGFRVEVPLQMMEWVENVADVLARGLLVTVDYGYRNEELLDPALRQGTLRGYYQHQLIEDPLLHPGEMDLTAHIHLDALIKKGEEEGFKEKYLGKQRTFLLEHGLFDHLVEHEGRDPFSAESKLNRAIRSFAMPGGMSEAYHVLIQEKS
- a CDS encoding ABC transporter permease, with product MQSPEISNLSLMFIIVFVIIPVSLSYLFSLGLTKPVLWSSFRGIVQLFIIGYVLTFLFDLPSWQGIGLWVGVMIVVATLNASQKGEGIPYVKVVVFSIIALIEIVIISLWLLFGYIPFSPEKVIPVSGMIIGNSMIAIGLALERLQSQFKEERGRILAALSLGANPKQSSLQIIRKTLKAAMIPNIDGLKTIGLVQLPGMMTGLILGGVSPLDAVRYQIIISLSIFVSVAVCAMLVTIILYRFYFNDKMQLIEMNT
- a CDS encoding LTA synthase family protein, producing the protein MLKNTLSKYQILIITGVLLWMKSYLVYKISFDLKIENAVQELILLINPLSSVVFILGFALFFSGRARNIATLILNLVASFILFANMVYYRFFNDFITIPVLFQTSNMGDLGSSITTLIYPFDLLLFVDLIILAVYMKVRKLEAPKLSSKKIGLVFASSLIIFIVNVGIAETERPQLLTRSFDREMLIKNIGAYNYHAYDAIIQSKAKAQRALADGSEITDIENYVKADYKKPDPEMFGAAEGKNVVLISLESIQNFVIDNDVAGHEITPFLNELKKDKDTYYFPNFYHQTGQGKTSDSEFLLANSMYPLPSGAVFFTHSQNEYQAAPKMLKDKGYYSATLHANNKSFWNRDIMYKSLGYDRYYSVTDYEVKDEETIGWGLKDESFFRQSVDHMKQMPEPYYTKFITLTNHFPFSLEQEDEFIPEWTSNDGTVNRYFTTVRYTDEAVKMFFESLKNEGMYEDTMFVLYGDHYGISENHNKAMGEYLGKEITPFESTQLQRVPMYIHIPGHGKGKVMDTVGGQVDLRPTIMHLLGIETKNTIHFGSDLFSKERQDFAVLRDGSFITKDHVYTDGTCYEKATGEPVEEEACDAFKEKAKKELDYSDRIIYGDLLRFFDSETGQVKSEEQ